The proteins below are encoded in one region of Penaeus monodon isolate SGIC_2016 chromosome 32, NSTDA_Pmon_1, whole genome shotgun sequence:
- the LOC119593566 gene encoding uncharacterized protein LOC119593566, translated as MRNSIWILCLAFGLVVAETAVEEPSREKRGFVGSAGSGYGGGSSGGGGHSXXXXXXXXXXXXXXXXXXXXXXXXXXXXXXXXSYLIVGGGAGGSHGPSASSIANQAAAQATAAAAGLKGAASXXXXXXXXXXXXXXXXXXXXXXXXXXQKQAQAAQLTQATQGAQAAAFAESSLAGQASQAVQAAKLAASSASSLASNLAHLSSEASGLASQAVNSLNDIESVLSAQEAMAWQAQQAANSLGQQQSVALNDLQSALAAAAQAQAAASKAQAKVSVFSVQEGYSGACPSEMASSEVDDVTVVFSSK; from the exons GGATCCTCTGCCTGGCGTTCG GTTTGGTTGTGGCTGAGACCGCCGTTGAGGAGCCTTCAAGA GAGAAGCGCGGCTTCGTGGGCTCCGCAGGCAGCGGATACGGTGGAGGCTCCTCGGGCGGCGGAGGTCACTCTNNNNNNNNNNNNNNNNNNNNNNNNNNNNNNNNNNNNNNNNNNNNNNNNNNNNNNNNNNNNNNNNNNNNNNNNNNNNNNNNNNNNNNNNNNNNNNNNAGCTACCTGATCGTCGGAGGCGGCGCAGGTGGCTCTCACGGGCCCAGTGCCTCCTCCATCGCCAACCAGGCTGCGGCACAGGCCACCGCCGCTGCCGCAGGACTCAAAGGTGCCGCCAGTNNNNNNNNNNNNNNNNNNNNNNNNNNNNNNNNNNNNNNNNNNNNNNNNNNNNNNNNNNNNNNNNNNNNNNNNNNNNNTCAGAAGCAGGCACAGGCCGCCCAGCTGACTCAGGCTACCCAAGGAGCACAGGCTGCAGCCTTCGCCGAGTCCTCGCTGGCCGGACAGGCGTCTCAGGCTGTGCAGGCTGCTAAGCTGGCTGCCTCGTCGGCCTCGTCTCTGGCCTCCAACCTGGCCCATCTGAGTTCCGAGGCCAGCGGCCTGGCGTCTCAGGCTGTCAACAGTCTCAACGACATTGAGTCGGTTCTTTCCGCTCAGGAAGCCATGGCCTGGCAGGCTCAGCAGGCGGCCAACTCACTGGGCCAGCAACAGAGTGTCGCCCTCAACGACCTGCAGTCGGCGCTCGCAGCAGCAGCGCAGGCCCAAGCAGCCGCCAGCAAGGCCCAAGCCAAG GTTTCTGTGTTTTCTGTAC AGGAAGGTTACAGTGGCGCGTGTCCCTCGGAGATGGCTTCATCGGAGGTTGACGATGTTACTGTTGTCTTCAGTTCTAAGTAA
- the LOC119593274 gene encoding glycine, alanine and asparagine-rich protein-like — protein MKSNNIWVLCLAFGLAMAETAEEPPREKRGFVGSAGSGYGGGSSGGGGHSXXXXXXXXXXXXXXXSYLIVGGGAGGSHGPSASSIANQAAAQATAAAAGLKGAASXXXXXXXXXXXXXXXXXXXXXXXXXXQKQAQAAQLTQAAQGAQAAAFAESSLAGQASQAVQAAKLAASSASSLASNLAHLSSEASGLASQAVNSLNDIESVLSAQEAMAWQAQQAANSLGQQQSVALNDLQSALSAAAQAQAAASKAQAKAKGGASGYGGQASGGYGH, from the exons ATGAAGAGCAACAACATTTGGGTCCTCTGCCTCGCTTTCG GTTTGGCTATGGCCGAGACCGCTGAGGAGCCTCCAAGG GAGAAGCGCGGCTTCGTGGGCTCCGCAGGTAGCGGATACGGTGGAGGATCTTCGGGTGGCGGAGGTCACTCTNNNNNNNNNNNNNNNNNNNNNNNNNNNNNNNNNNNNNNNNNNNNNAGCTACCTGATCGTTGGAGGCGGCGCAGGTGGCTCTCACGGGCCCAGTGCCTCCTCCATCGCCAACCAAGCTGCGGCACAGGCCACCGCTGCTGCCGCAGGACTCAAAGGCGCCGCCAGTNNNNNNNNNNNNNNNNNNNNNNNNNNNNNNNNNNNNNNNNNNNNNNNNNNNNNNNNNNNNNNNNNNNNNNNNNNNNNTCAGAAGCAGGCACAGGCCGCCCAGCTGACTCAGGCTGCCCAAGGAGCACAGGCTGCAGCCTTCGCCGAGTCCTCGCTGGCCGGACAGGCTTCTCAGGCTGTGCAGGCTGCTAAGCTGGCTGCCTCGTCGGCCTCGTCTCTGGCCTCCAACCTGGCCCATCTGAGTTCCGAGGCCAGCGGCCTGGCGTCTCAGGCTGTCAACAGTCTCAACGACATTGAGTCGGTTCTTTCCGCTCAGGAAGCCATGGCCTGGCAGGCTCAGCAAGCGGCCAACTCTCTGGGCCAGCAACAGAGTGTCGCCCTCAACGACCTGCAGTCGGCGCTCTCAGCAGCAGCGCAGGCCCAGGCGGCCGCCAGCAAGGCCCAAGCCAAG GCCAAGGGCGGCGCCTCCGGCTACGGGGGCCAGGCCAGCGGGGGCTACGGCCACTGA
- the LOC119593275 gene encoding uncharacterized protein LOC119593275, which translates to MHLLTNSAVLCLLGLMYTYSSATEPQASNPPGYWVTRRFLEDKEIENFWKVTTDTTKVIEKLASLFHQMDDPVKGRELREGPLGDRIRAAVRTGKAFVKLIESISAAMELSSA; encoded by the exons ATGCATCTCCTCACGAACTCGGCTGTCCTCTGCCTGCTTG GTTTGATGTACACCTACAGTTCCGCCACG GAGCCTCAGGCCTCGAATCCTCCGGGATATTGGGTCACCCGGCGGTTCCTGGAGGACAAAGAGATCGAAAACTTCTGGAAAGTGACCACCGACACGACGAAAGTAATCGAAAAACTGGCCAGTTTGTTCCACCAGATGGATGACCCGGTTAAAGGACGCGAGCTGCGAGAAGGCCCTTTGGGAGACAGAATTCGAGCGGCCGTGAGGACTGGAAAAGCCTTCGTGAAGCTGATCGAGAGCATAAGTGCAGCGATGGAGCTTTCTAGTGCGTAA
- the LOC119593675 gene encoding uncharacterized protein LOC119593675, whose translation MLLFKHSVILCLLGVVHCNGPISXHRDAPSTSGEMAVAGRYLEVEDIERFGEMANKAAKVIEKLTGMLHLIADPSDVPDLRKGRLGDKIRASVETGKAFVRLIESINKALEPYVEEDRR comes from the exons ATGTTACTCTTCAAGCACTCGGTTATCCTCTGCCTCCTGG GTGTGGTGCACTGCAACGGCCCGATTAGT NTCCATCGGGATGCCCCGTCGACCAGCGGAGAGATGGCCGTGGCCGGACGGTACTTAGAGGTCGAGGATATCGAGAGATTCGGAGAAATGGCCAACAAGGCGGCGAAAGTCATCGAGAAGCTGACCGGCATGCTCCACCTGATTGCCGACCCCTCCGATGTCCCTGACCTACGGAAAGGTCGTCTGGGAGATAAAATTCGAGCCTCTGTAGAAACTGGAAAAGCTTTCGTGAGACTGATCGAGAGTATCAATAAGGCCCTCGAGCCTTATGTTGAAGAAGACAGAAGGTAG